In one Elusimicrobiales bacterium genomic region, the following are encoded:
- a CDS encoding prepilin-type N-terminal cleavage/methylation domain-containing protein, with protein MRKNARLGFTLIELLVVVLIVGVLASIAIPQYFKVVERSRVSEAMALASSIKSAQERYLSNGGMYGNDFTKLDISYPNMSTNSITLKYFTAAVALAAGSGGAPTYTLTMTRHTMSTTVAPRYGVYAISVTMPLKPVPTSAACPGGSGQCDELLS; from the coding sequence ATGCGCAAGAATGCAAGGCTGGGTTTTACCCTTATAGAACTGCTGGTGGTGGTTCTGATAGTGGGTGTGCTGGCGTCTATAGCGATACCGCAGTATTTCAAGGTGGTGGAACGCTCGCGGGTCAGCGAGGCGATGGCGCTGGCGTCTTCCATCAAATCGGCGCAGGAGCGGTATCTCAGCAACGGCGGGATGTACGGCAACGATTTCACCAAGCTGGACATTTCGTATCCGAACATGAGCACCAACTCCATCACGTTGAAGTATTTCACGGCGGCTGTCGCGCTGGCGGCGGGAAGCGGCGGCGCGCCGACGTATACCCTTACGATGACGCGGCACACGATGAGCACAACGGTTGCCCCGCGCTACGGGGTTTACGCGATAAGCGTAACAATGCCGCTTAAGCCTGTTCCAACGTCGGCGGCCTGCCCCGGCGGCTCCGGCCAGTGCGACGAGCTGCTCAGCTAA
- the dnaB gene encoding replicative DNA helicase: protein MATAKDRVPPQSIEAEMAVLGSMLIERDALERACEIVQEEHFYSAAHRLVYSAMRALYDKSRAVDLVTLTEELKRSGKLEEAGGEVYLSELIEKVSTAAHVTHYADIVRLKATMRDLINAATGIVESCYREDNEPDELVDKAQEKIFAVGQKQQLKGFTDAGSLSQIVMERIEAAARKKETITGVATGFKRLDEMTGGLQPSDFIILAARPSQGKTAMALNIAYHAALSKHTPVAMFSLEMSKESIFERMVCFGSHVNLHELRTGMFRREKWADMTRQLGLLGQADIFIDDSPGLSITEIKMRARRLSGDLKKKGKKLGVVIIDYVQLIAGARRVESRQQEVAEISRHLKDLARSLNLPVLALSQLNRRTEDKGRDGNRPQLSDLRDSGSLEQDADVVALIHREGYYKRDDPALENQATLILAKQRNGPTGDIELNFLREYTLFTNPAPASAEFTGEAAVLPS, encoded by the coding sequence ATGGCCACGGCAAAAGACCGCGTTCCCCCGCAATCAATAGAAGCCGAGATGGCTGTTCTTGGCTCCATGCTGATAGAGCGCGACGCGCTGGAGCGCGCCTGCGAAATAGTGCAGGAAGAGCATTTCTACAGCGCCGCCCACCGCCTCGTTTACAGCGCCATGCGCGCGCTCTACGACAAAAGCCGCGCCGTTGACCTGGTAACGCTTACCGAGGAGCTCAAGCGCTCCGGCAAGCTGGAGGAGGCCGGCGGCGAGGTTTACCTCTCCGAGCTTATAGAGAAAGTCTCCACCGCCGCCCACGTGACCCATTACGCCGACATAGTGCGCCTCAAGGCCACCATGCGCGACCTTATCAACGCGGCCACCGGCATAGTGGAATCCTGCTACCGCGAGGACAACGAGCCCGACGAGCTTGTGGATAAGGCGCAGGAGAAAATTTTCGCCGTGGGGCAGAAGCAGCAGCTTAAAGGCTTCACAGACGCGGGCTCGCTCTCCCAGATAGTGATGGAGCGCATAGAAGCCGCCGCCCGCAAGAAAGAGACCATTACAGGCGTGGCCACCGGCTTCAAGCGTCTGGACGAGATGACGGGCGGACTCCAGCCATCCGACTTCATAATTCTCGCCGCCCGCCCCAGCCAGGGCAAAACCGCGATGGCGCTTAATATCGCCTACCACGCGGCGCTGTCAAAACATACGCCGGTGGCGATGTTCTCGCTTGAAATGTCCAAGGAAAGCATTTTTGAAAGAATGGTGTGCTTCGGCTCGCATGTGAATCTGCACGAGCTGCGCACCGGCATGTTCCGCCGCGAAAAATGGGCCGACATGACCCGGCAATTGGGATTGCTGGGACAGGCGGATATTTTCATAGACGATTCGCCCGGCCTTTCCATCACCGAGATAAAGATGCGCGCGCGCCGCCTCTCCGGCGACCTTAAGAAGAAAGGCAAGAAGCTGGGCGTGGTAATCATAGACTACGTGCAGCTTATCGCCGGCGCGCGCCGCGTGGAAAGCCGCCAGCAGGAAGTGGCCGAGATTTCGCGCCACCTCAAGGACCTTGCCCGCAGCCTTAACCTGCCGGTGCTGGCGTTGTCGCAGCTTAACCGCCGCACCGAGGACAAGGGGCGCGACGGCAACCGCCCCCAGCTTTCGGATTTGCGGGATTCCGGCTCGCTGGAACAGGACGCTGACGTGGTGGCCCTCATCCACCGCGAGGGCTATTACAAGCGCGACGACCCTGCGCTGGAAAACCAGGCCACCCTCATACTGGCCAAACAGCGTAACGGCCCCACGGGAGACATAGAGCTTAATTTCCTGCGGGAATACACGCTGTTCACAAACCCGGCACCGGCCAGCGCCGAATTCACCGGCGAAGCGGCGGTGCTGCCCTCCTGA
- the rpsF gene encoding 30S ribosomal protein S6 has translation MRIYELTIILKPQLSDAEVAAFVDKSKKQIAADGGEVLVEEKQGRRRLFHEVDKNREGFYVFLRFKGTPQCSEKFGAQLRVNETVLRFMAIRSDEKETSAAAPKPAPKPAAVK, from the coding sequence ATGCGCATATATGAACTGACCATAATACTCAAGCCGCAGCTTTCGGACGCGGAAGTGGCCGCTTTCGTGGACAAGTCCAAAAAGCAGATAGCCGCAGACGGCGGCGAAGTCCTCGTGGAGGAGAAGCAGGGCCGCAGGCGCCTGTTTCACGAGGTGGACAAAAACAGGGAAGGTTTTTACGTTTTCCTGCGTTTCAAGGGAACCCCCCAGTGCAGCGAAAAATTCGGCGCCCAGTTGCGCGTGAACGAGACGGTGCTGCGCTTCATGGCCATACGCAGCGACGAGAAGGAAACTTCCGCCGCCGCGCCAAAGCCGGCCCCCAAGCCCGCGGCGGTGAAGTAA
- a CDS encoding AI-2E family transporter, whose product MNLFSQKRRPAEMALPLVLAAAAAYLAVSASAAVFPFVLAMAVAYLLNPVVAFFENRGCKRLHVVAAIYLVAGLAAVWAIYWLYGLAVREAQLFQQQWPAYVDKIKAASGALESRVTKGTPFSKEMYAGWVAIAGQKLASFAELLPMLIIKILPGLTLIVLVPFIAFFLLIDGSRMLNSFLDLLPSRYVEMTLHIMSEIDQSLGNYLRGVLVEAAILFLLALVGLEMLNLEYAVAVAVIMGVSSLIPYVGPIVGGALGGAAAFMQFSSPGPVVQVLLLFVSLRFIDDWFLQPFILERAVKVHPIVILFSLLAGAELFGIWGVVFAMPVTCMLKVFLSIAIELHRTEFAWKPKPEPTRISIPYI is encoded by the coding sequence ATGAACCTGTTTTCACAGAAAAGGCGCCCGGCGGAGATGGCGCTGCCGCTTGTGCTGGCCGCTGCGGCGGCGTATCTTGCCGTCTCGGCTTCGGCGGCGGTGTTCCCGTTCGTGCTGGCGATGGCGGTGGCGTATCTGCTCAACCCGGTGGTGGCCTTTTTTGAAAACAGGGGCTGCAAGCGGCTGCATGTCGTGGCCGCGATATATCTGGTGGCGGGGCTGGCTGCGGTGTGGGCGATATACTGGCTTTACGGGCTGGCCGTGCGCGAGGCGCAGCTTTTCCAGCAGCAGTGGCCCGCGTATGTGGACAAAATAAAGGCCGCCTCCGGCGCGCTGGAAAGCAGGGTCACAAAAGGCACCCCGTTTTCAAAGGAGATGTACGCCGGCTGGGTCGCCATAGCCGGGCAGAAGCTGGCTTCGTTTGCGGAGCTGCTGCCCATGCTGATTATCAAAATCCTGCCGGGGCTGACGCTTATAGTGCTGGTGCCGTTCATCGCGTTTTTCCTGCTTATAGACGGCTCGCGCATGCTCAACTCGTTTCTGGACCTGCTGCCGTCGCGCTATGTGGAGATGACGCTGCACATAATGTCCGAAATAGACCAGTCGCTTGGCAACTACCTGCGCGGCGTGCTGGTGGAAGCCGCCATACTTTTCCTGCTCGCGCTGGTGGGGCTGGAAATGCTGAATCTGGAATACGCGGTGGCCGTGGCGGTCATAATGGGCGTAAGCAGCCTTATACCTTATGTGGGGCCGATAGTGGGCGGCGCGCTGGGCGGCGCAGCGGCGTTCATGCAGTTTTCCTCGCCGGGGCCGGTGGTGCAGGTGCTGCTGCTGTTTGTCTCTCTGCGGTTTATTGACGACTGGTTCCTGCAGCCCTTCATACTGGAGCGCGCCGTGAAGGTGCATCCCATCGTGATACTGTTTTCGCTGCTGGCGGGGGCCGAGCTGTTCGGCATCTGGGGCGTGGTGTTTGCCATGCCGGTAACCTGCATGCTTAAGGTGT
- a CDS encoding single-stranded DNA-binding protein translates to MAAALRLPEQNQVLLVGRLTRDPDVRFTQKGQAWARFDIAVNRRYKDAASGEWKEIVCFVPVVVWGPAAERCRDRLKKGSPVHVEGRLEMNDWTDKSGQKRRTLQVQTRRLQVLASETDAPAEASVHAEGEPSSEPQAEPSPEAMDDVPF, encoded by the coding sequence ATGGCCGCAGCCTTGCGCCTGCCGGAACAGAATCAGGTGCTGCTGGTAGGCAGGCTTACGCGGGACCCCGATGTGCGTTTCACCCAGAAGGGGCAGGCCTGGGCGCGTTTTGACATCGCCGTAAACCGCCGCTACAAGGACGCCGCCTCCGGAGAATGGAAGGAAATCGTCTGTTTTGTGCCGGTAGTTGTCTGGGGCCCCGCGGCGGAGCGTTGCCGCGACCGCCTCAAGAAAGGCAGCCCCGTGCACGTGGAAGGCCGCCTGGAGATGAACGACTGGACCGACAAGTCCGGCCAGAAGCGCAGGACCCTCCAGGTGCAGACGCGCCGGCTGCAGGTGCTGGCCTCCGAAACGGACGCGCCGGCAGAAGCTTCGGTTCACGCCGAAGGCGAGCCGTCCTCCGAGCCGCAGGCCGAGCCGTCGCCCGAGGCGATGGACGACGTGCCGTTCTGA
- the alr gene encoding alanine racemase — protein MQPAGALRPVWAEINLSAVESNLRALRAAAGTKIMFVVKADGYGHGAAALAAFAQEKGLCDWFGVSCIEEGLELRRAGVSLPVLVLGSIYPFSGFDAALEAGLSVTVAGYDAAVHLERAAARLGKTARCHIKIDTGMGRIGSRRPGAVKTAQFLAQSRSAVIEGVYTHLSSPDCDAAFTRLQLKHFDDALDDMARLGINPGLRHAAGSYAALNIPESRYDLIRPGLAAYGLMGDFIPALSLKSRIVFIKDMRAGASVSYNRSFRCQRPTRVATIPIGYGDGWNRRLSNCGCALVGGVRCRVLGNITMDMTMLDVTPIPDAKVGDEAALIGAQGGEAVTAQEAASVAATIPYEITSALTRRVPRVYTAGQPPVF, from the coding sequence ATGCAGCCTGCCGGCGCGCTGCGCCCCGTCTGGGCGGAAATAAATCTTTCCGCCGTGGAAAGCAATTTGCGCGCGCTGCGCGCCGCCGCCGGAACCAAAATCATGTTCGTGGTCAAGGCCGACGGCTACGGCCACGGCGCGGCGGCCCTGGCGGCATTCGCGCAGGAAAAGGGGCTCTGCGACTGGTTCGGCGTCTCCTGCATAGAGGAAGGTCTGGAGCTGCGCCGCGCCGGCGTCAGCCTGCCTGTTCTGGTGCTGGGCAGCATATACCCGTTTTCGGGTTTTGACGCCGCGCTTGAGGCCGGGCTTTCGGTTACGGTGGCAGGTTATGACGCCGCCGTCCATCTGGAACGGGCCGCCGCCCGGCTTGGCAAAACCGCGCGCTGCCATATCAAGATAGACACCGGCATGGGCCGCATAGGCAGCCGCAGGCCGGGGGCGGTAAAGACGGCGCAGTTCCTGGCGCAGTCCCGCTCCGCCGTGATTGAGGGCGTCTACACCCACCTTTCAAGCCCGGACTGCGACGCGGCCTTCACCCGGCTGCAACTGAAGCATTTTGACGACGCGCTGGACGACATGGCCCGGCTGGGAATCAATCCGGGGCTGCGCCATGCGGCGGGCTCTTACGCCGCGCTGAATATCCCCGAAAGCCGCTACGATTTGATAAGGCCCGGCCTTGCCGCCTACGGGCTGATGGGCGATTTCATCCCCGCACTGTCGCTGAAAAGCCGGATAGTCTTTATAAAGGATATGCGCGCGGGCGCCAGCGTCAGCTACAACCGCTCTTTCCGCTGCCAGAGGCCTACGCGAGTGGCCACAATTCCGATAGGCTACGGCGACGGGTGGAACCGCCGCCTCTCCAACTGCGGCTGCGCGCTGGTCGGCGGAGTCCGCTGCCGGGTGCTGGGCAACATAACGATGGACATGACGATGCTGGATGTTACGCCCATCCCGGACGCAAAAGTGGGCGACGAGGCCGCGCTTATCGGCGCGCAGGGCGGCGAGGCGGTAACCGCGCAGGAGGCCGCCTCCGTCGCCGCCACCATCCCGTACGAGATAACAAGCGCGCTCACCCGCCGCGTTCCCCGCGTATACACGGCGGGGCAGCCGCCGGTTTTTTGA
- a CDS encoding cyclic nucleotide-binding domain-containing protein yields the protein MPLSGLFSFLRDKEHADKREFLMQLPIFQGLRQNDFTHLAKVLEERSYLKGETLFCEGDIGRALFIVAAGNVQLTRKTGGADAVIAEVRPCEIFGEMALLEEMPRTAGAMASEKTKVYLLYKNRLENMMLDYPAIGVVIVHYLARTLSSRLRAIMEQQSAAAGQ from the coding sequence ATGCCGCTCTCCGGCCTGTTTTCCTTCCTGCGCGACAAGGAGCACGCGGACAAGCGCGAGTTCCTGATGCAGCTTCCCATTTTCCAGGGGCTGCGCCAGAACGATTTCACGCATCTGGCCAAGGTGCTGGAGGAACGCTCCTATCTGAAAGGCGAGACGCTTTTCTGCGAGGGCGACATAGGCCGCGCGCTTTTCATAGTGGCCGCCGGCAACGTGCAGCTTACAAGGAAAACCGGCGGAGCGGACGCCGTGATAGCGGAAGTCCGCCCCTGCGAGATATTCGGCGAAATGGCGCTGCTGGAGGAAATGCCGCGCACCGCCGGCGCCATGGCGTCTGAAAAAACCAAAGTGTACCTTCTCTACAAAAACCGGCTGGAAAACATGATGCTGGATTATCCGGCCATCGGCGTGGTGATAGTCCATTATCTGGCCAGAACGCTTTCCTCCCGGCTGAGGGCGATAATGGAGCAGCAGTCCGCCGCGGCGGGGCAATGA
- the rplI gene encoding 50S ribosomal protein L9, with amino-acid sequence MKVIIRKDVPALGKAGEVKNVRDGYARNYLLPRRMAELATDGALKNWKLGAQRRSDRAAKETAEAKALAGKMEGLVLSFTRAAGEDGKLFGSVGKSDIWKSVKASGHEIAKEAVDIAAPIKTVGDTDVTLRLAQGVTATVKIRIAAKAQ; translated from the coding sequence ATGAAGGTCATCATACGCAAGGACGTTCCCGCTCTGGGCAAAGCCGGCGAGGTCAAAAATGTGCGCGACGGCTACGCCCGCAACTATCTTCTTCCGCGCCGCATGGCCGAACTGGCCACCGATGGCGCGCTGAAGAACTGGAAGCTGGGCGCGCAGCGCCGCTCCGACCGCGCCGCAAAAGAGACCGCCGAGGCTAAAGCCCTCGCCGGCAAGATGGAGGGGCTGGTGCTTTCTTTCACCCGCGCCGCGGGCGAGGACGGCAAGCTCTTTGGCTCCGTAGGCAAATCCGACATCTGGAAAAGCGTCAAGGCCTCCGGCCACGAGATTGCCAAGGAAGCCGTGGACATCGCCGCGCCCATCAAAACCGTGGGCGATACCGACGTTACCCTGCGGCTGGCGCAGGGCGTAACGGCGACAGTCAAAATCCGCATCGCGGCGAAGGCGCAGTAA
- the rpsR gene encoding 30S ribosomal protein S18 — translation MKEEVKTEIKRPAAPPAQDGRPPMHRRRYEVRRKVCRLCVDKVEKISYKNIPVLKTFMMDSGKIISRRITGTCARHQRQVTRAIKRNRTIAALPYEMK, via the coding sequence ATGAAGGAAGAAGTTAAAACGGAAATCAAGCGCCCCGCCGCGCCGCCAGCGCAGGACGGCAGGCCCCCCATGCACCGCCGCCGCTACGAGGTGCGCCGCAAGGTGTGCCGCCTCTGCGTGGACAAGGTGGAGAAGATAAGCTACAAAAACATCCCCGTCCTTAAAACTTTCATGATGGACAGCGGGAAAATAATCTCCCGCAGGATAACCGGCACATGTGCCAGGCATCAGCGGCAGGTAACGCGGGCCATAAAGCGCAACCGCACCATAGCCGCGCTGCCCTACGAGATGAAATAG